A region from the Salmo salar unplaced genomic scaffold, Ssal_v3.1, whole genome shotgun sequence genome encodes:
- the LOC106587318 gene encoding uncharacterized protein encodes MENQSTLHVLKNRKGHWKVITNVTVTVNGEFNNHTNRNDTASLYPPGDPYITAYEVGALFISCLFVTAIVIVMMKNTRISQAESHTLRMKREQDGEETLNSDCSPYAEGRGEDEGLYSLLKLTEVRDPVTAQNGAEEHAAVAVETYSVVMLNTEYEAFDPQATQT; translated from the exons GTGCTTAAGAATAGAAAAGGGCACTGGAAGGTAATAACTAATGTCACAGTCACTGTGAATGGAGAATTCAACAACCACACCAACAGGAATGACACAGCCTCGTTATATCCTCCTG GGGATCCTTACATAACAGCCTATGAAGTGGGAGCCTTGTTCATCTCCTGCCTGTTTGTTACTGCCATTGTCATTGTCATGATGAAAAATACCAGGATTTCGCAAG CAGAATCTCACACTCTGAGAATGAAAAG AGAACAAGATGGAGAGGAGACTCTTAACTCAGACT GCTCCCCATAtgctgagggcagaggagaggatgaggggctCTACTCACTTCTGAAGCTGACTGAAGTGAGAGATCCTGTGACTGCACAGAACGGAGCTGAAGAACATGCTGCTGTTGCTGTCGAGACCTATTCTGTAGTCATGCTCAATACTGAGTATGAGGCCTTTGACCCCCAGGC